In Thermomonas paludicola, the following are encoded in one genomic region:
- a CDS encoding ABC transporter permease: MINLAGRDILHAWGKFLFTGIGLGLLIGVTLTMAGVYRGMVDDGKALLDNSGADLWVVQQDTLGPYAESSSLPDDLWRSIRIMPGVAQAANITYLTMQVRQGQRDVRAMVVGIASGGPGMPGWPPQLLAGRHVTHSHYEAVADIASGFRLGDTLKIRRNHYTVVGLTRRMVSSSGDPMVFVPLKDAQEAQFLKDNDAILMQRRRTDANPAFNRPGVPGLVDAVNTSQTSNTAVNAVLVRTTPGASADEVAEPIRRWKRVTVYDRTQMEAILIGKLIATSAKQIGMFLIVLAAVSAAIVAFIIYTLTMDKIREIAVLKLIGTRNRTIAWMILQQALVLGVIGFVVGKITATFAAPLFPKYVLLIPQDAALGFVAVLVLCVLSSLVAIRMALKVDPAEAIGG, translated from the coding sequence ATGATCAACCTCGCCGGCCGCGACATCCTGCATGCCTGGGGCAAGTTCCTGTTCACCGGGATCGGCCTGGGGCTGCTGATCGGCGTCACCCTGACCATGGCAGGGGTGTATCGCGGGATGGTGGATGACGGCAAGGCGCTGCTGGACAACAGCGGTGCCGATCTTTGGGTGGTGCAACAAGACACGCTGGGCCCGTACGCCGAATCGTCCAGCCTTCCCGATGACCTGTGGCGCAGCATTCGCATCATGCCGGGAGTGGCGCAGGCGGCCAATATCACCTACCTCACCATGCAGGTGCGCCAAGGCCAGCGCGACGTGCGCGCCATGGTGGTCGGTATTGCCAGCGGCGGCCCCGGCATGCCCGGCTGGCCGCCGCAGCTGCTGGCTGGCCGGCACGTCACCCACAGCCACTACGAAGCAGTGGCCGATATCGCCAGCGGTTTTCGGCTGGGCGATACGCTCAAGATCCGCCGCAACCACTACACCGTGGTGGGCCTGACCCGGCGCATGGTGTCGTCCAGCGGCGACCCGATGGTGTTCGTCCCCCTGAAGGACGCGCAGGAAGCGCAGTTCCTCAAGGATAATGATGCGATCCTGATGCAGCGCCGCCGCACGGACGCCAACCCCGCCTTCAACCGCCCGGGCGTCCCGGGCCTTGTGGACGCCGTCAATACCTCGCAAACCAGCAACACGGCCGTCAACGCCGTGCTGGTGCGAACCACGCCTGGCGCAAGCGCAGACGAAGTGGCCGAACCGATCCGGCGCTGGAAGCGCGTCACCGTGTACGACCGCACGCAGATGGAGGCCATCCTGATCGGCAAGCTGATTGCCACATCGGCCAAGCAGATCGGCATGTTCCTGATCGTGCTGGCTGCGGTCAGCGCGGCAATCGTGGCGTTCATCATCTACACGTTGACCATGGACAAGATCCGCGAGATCGCAGTGCTCAAACTGATCGGCACGCGCAACCGCACCATTGCATGGATGATCCTGCAACAGGCGCTGGTGCTGGGCGTGATCGGCTTCGTTGTCGGAAAAATCACCGCCACCTTCGCCGCCCCGTTGTTCCCGAAATACGTCCTGCTGATCCCGCAGGATGCGGCGCTTGGCTTCGTTGCAGTGCTGGTGCTGTGCGTGCTGTCCAGCCTGGTTGCCATCCGCATGGCGCTGAAGGTGGACCCGGCCGAAGCGATTGGAGGATGA
- a CDS encoding ABC transporter ATP-binding protein: MTVAGKGIRIEGLSKRYGEGDTAVLALKDVNMHVAPGEVVGLVGPSGSGKSTLLKCLGAVIDPTAGRMVLGDEVIFDNRWNVRDLRALRRDKIGFVFQAPYLIPFLDVTDNVALLPMLAGMPNDEARTRALDLLTALDVQHRARAMPAQLSGGEQQRVAIARGLVNRPPIILADEPTAPLDSQRALAVIRLLNEMAKRFHTAVIVVTHDEKIIPTFRRIYHIRDGVTHEEAGEGRAFD, translated from the coding sequence ATGACGGTGGCAGGCAAAGGCATCCGCATCGAGGGGCTGAGCAAACGCTACGGCGAGGGCGATACCGCTGTCCTTGCGTTGAAGGACGTCAATATGCACGTGGCCCCCGGCGAAGTGGTGGGCCTGGTGGGGCCGTCGGGCTCCGGCAAGAGCACCCTGCTGAAATGCCTGGGCGCGGTGATCGACCCCACGGCGGGGCGCATGGTGCTGGGCGACGAGGTGATTTTCGACAATCGCTGGAACGTGCGCGATCTGCGCGCGCTGCGCCGCGACAAAATCGGCTTCGTGTTCCAGGCGCCGTATCTGATTCCGTTCCTGGACGTCACCGACAACGTGGCGCTGCTGCCGATGCTGGCCGGGATGCCCAACGACGAAGCGCGCACGCGCGCATTGGACCTGCTGACCGCACTGGACGTGCAACACCGCGCCAGGGCGATGCCGGCACAGCTCTCCGGCGGCGAGCAGCAGCGCGTGGCGATTGCCCGCGGGCTGGTCAACCGGCCACCGATCATCCTGGCCGACGAGCCGACCGCGCCGCTGGACTCCCAACGCGCACTGGCCGTCATCCGGCTATTGAATGAAATGGCCAAGCGCTTCCACACTGCGGTGATCGTAGTCACCCACGACGAGAAGATCATCCCCACCTTCCGGCGCATCTACCATATTCGCGACGGGGTCACCCACGAAGAAGCCGGAGAAGGGCGGGCGTTCGACTGA
- the tssE gene encoding type VI secretion system baseplate subunit TssE: MDRLVDAPLPEDSGRGVSLQDIRSSISRDLEGLLNTRSEGARLIPDTFKECRASSLTYGILDFSSYSLLSPQDRDRIRRSLEQAISLHESRLTRVRVTLDPQRELDRALRFRVDALMVLGPDNEKVQFDAVLQLNTQAYVVR; encoded by the coding sequence ATGGACAGGCTTGTCGATGCACCCCTGCCGGAGGATTCGGGCAGGGGTGTTTCGTTGCAGGACATCCGCAGCAGCATTTCCCGGGATCTGGAGGGGCTGCTCAATACGCGATCGGAAGGGGCTCGCCTGATTCCCGATACGTTCAAGGAATGCCGGGCGTCGTCGCTGACGTACGGCATCCTCGATTTTTCGTCCTACAGCCTGCTCAGTCCACAGGATCGCGATCGCATCCGGCGCTCGCTGGAGCAGGCGATCAGCTTGCATGAAAGCCGCCTGACCAGGGTTCGCGTCACCCTGGATCCGCAGCGTGAACTGGATCGCGCGCTGCGCTTCCGCGTGGATGCGTTGATGGTGCTGGGCCCGGACAACGAGAAGGTGCAGTTCGACGCCGTGCTCCAGCTCAACACCCAGGCGTATGTGGTGCGCTGA
- a CDS encoding Hcp family type VI secretion system effector — protein MASDIFLKIDGIDGESADSKHKGEIDVLAWSFGASNSGSMAYGGGGGTGKVAFQDMTITKRIDKSSPKLLEHCANGKHIKKAVLIARKQGGAQMDYVKVTLSDLLVSSISLAGSGDDSETISLNFGHIEYIYTAQKSDGSKEGDTGMKWNIKKNEASGP, from the coding sequence ATGGCTAGCGATATTTTCCTCAAGATCGACGGGATCGACGGCGAGTCCGCCGATTCAAAGCACAAGGGCGAGATCGACGTCCTGGCATGGTCGTTTGGCGCGTCCAACTCGGGCTCGATGGCCTACGGCGGCGGTGGCGGTACGGGCAAGGTCGCTTTCCAGGACATGACCATCACCAAGCGGATCGACAAGAGCAGCCCGAAGCTGCTGGAGCATTGCGCCAATGGCAAGCACATCAAGAAGGCCGTGCTGATCGCGCGCAAGCAGGGCGGTGCGCAGATGGATTACGTCAAGGTCACCCTGAGCGACCTGCTGGTGTCATCCATCAGCCTGGCCGGGTCGGGCGATGATTCGGAAACCATTTCACTCAACTTCGGCCATATCGAGTACATCTACACGGCGCAGAAGTCGGACGGCTCGAAGGAAGGCGATACCGGCATGAAGTGGAACATCAAGAAGAATGAAGCCTCCGGCCCGTAA
- the tssC gene encoding type VI secretion system contractile sheath large subunit — translation MATTETQAAPAATAEAVEGGLLDQILTQSKIARSDNERSRARDLIAELVSQVSDGAMTVSRDAIGALDARIAEIDRVLSEQLSAVMHAPEFQQLEGSWRGLKYLVDNSETSTTLKIKVFNTTKKELVKDFKNAADFDQSSLFKKLYEEEYGTFGGAPFATLVGDFEFGRHPEDMYLLEEISHVCAAAHAPFLSAASPELLGFDDFTELSGPRDLAKIFDTVEYAKWKSFRGSEDSRYVGLAMPHVLGRLPYGPDTAPVEAFNFEESTDGTDHGKYLWMNAAYALGSKVTDAFAKYGWCAAIRGVEGGGLVEGLPTHTFATDDGEVALKCPTEIAITDRREKELADLGLVPLVHCKGTDYAAFFSTQSAQKSKEYNTDAANANARLSSQLQYIFAVSRIAHYLKSMMRDKIGSFASKSSVEMFLNNWIAQYVLLDDNASQEMKAQYPLREARIEVVEVPGKPGAYKSVAFLRPHYQLDELSVSLRMVAELPKSAR, via the coding sequence ATGGCCACTACCGAAACCCAGGCGGCACCTGCCGCAACCGCAGAAGCCGTCGAGGGCGGTCTCCTCGACCAGATCCTCACCCAGAGCAAGATCGCCCGCTCCGACAACGAGCGCAGCCGCGCCCGCGACCTGATCGCCGAACTGGTGTCGCAGGTCAGCGATGGCGCGATGACGGTTTCCAGGGACGCCATCGGCGCGCTGGATGCGCGCATCGCCGAAATCGACCGCGTGCTCTCAGAGCAGCTGTCAGCGGTGATGCACGCGCCCGAATTCCAGCAGCTTGAAGGCAGCTGGCGCGGCCTGAAGTATCTGGTGGACAACTCCGAGACCAGCACCACGCTGAAGATCAAGGTGTTCAACACGACCAAGAAGGAACTGGTCAAGGACTTCAAGAACGCGGCCGACTTCGACCAGAGCAGCCTGTTCAAGAAGCTCTATGAAGAGGAATACGGCACCTTCGGCGGCGCGCCGTTTGCCACGCTGGTAGGTGACTTCGAGTTCGGCCGCCATCCGGAGGACATGTATCTGCTGGAGGAAATCTCGCATGTCTGCGCCGCCGCGCACGCGCCGTTCCTCAGCGCGGCCTCGCCGGAGTTGCTGGGCTTTGACGACTTCACCGAGCTGTCGGGCCCGCGTGATCTCGCCAAGATCTTCGATACCGTCGAATACGCGAAGTGGAAGAGCTTCCGCGGTTCCGAAGACTCGCGCTACGTGGGCCTGGCAATGCCGCACGTGTTGGGACGCCTGCCCTACGGGCCGGATACCGCGCCGGTGGAAGCGTTCAATTTCGAGGAAAGCACCGACGGCACCGACCATGGCAAATACCTGTGGATGAACGCCGCCTATGCGCTGGGCAGCAAGGTCACCGACGCGTTTGCCAAGTATGGCTGGTGCGCCGCAATCCGCGGCGTGGAAGGCGGCGGGCTGGTCGAAGGCCTGCCCACCCATACCTTCGCCACCGATGATGGCGAAGTGGCGCTGAAATGCCCCACCGAAATCGCGATCACCGATCGTCGCGAGAAGGAACTCGCCGACCTTGGCCTGGTTCCGCTGGTGCATTGCAAAGGCACCGACTACGCGGCGTTTTTCTCCACCCAATCGGCGCAGAAGTCCAAGGAATACAACACGGATGCCGCCAACGCCAATGCGCGCCTGTCGTCGCAGTTGCAGTACATCTTCGCAGTCAGCCGCATTGCGCATTATCTGAAGTCGATGATGCGCGACAAGATCGGCAGCTTCGCCAGCAAGTCCAGCGTCGAGATGTTCCTGAACAACTGGATCGCGCAGTACGTGCTGCTTGACGACAACGCATCGCAGGAAATGAAGGCGCAATACCCGCTGCGGGAGGCACGCATCGAAGTGGTGGAGGTGCCGGGCAAGCCGGGTGCCTACAAGTCGGTCGCGTTCCTGCGCCCGCATTACCAGCTTGATGAGCTCAGCGTCTCGCTGCGCATGGTGGCGGAACTGCCCAAGTCGGCGCGCTGA
- the tssB gene encoding type VI secretion system contractile sheath small subunit: MAKKESTQHKLDRVRAPRVQLTYDVEVGDAIEKKELPFVAGVVGNFSGQPAESLGKLKDRKFVNIDKDNFDDVLKGMKPRVQMQVDNKLAADDSKLGVELHFRSLEDFSPERVVNQVEPLRKLLEARQKLADLRNKAAGNDKFEDLLNEVLQNTDKIAQLTREVGSKSGD, translated from the coding sequence ATGGCCAAGAAAGAAAGCACCCAGCACAAGCTTGATCGCGTCCGCGCGCCGCGTGTCCAGCTCACCTACGACGTCGAGGTGGGCGACGCCATCGAGAAGAAGGAACTCCCGTTCGTGGCCGGCGTGGTCGGCAACTTCAGTGGCCAGCCTGCCGAATCGCTGGGCAAGTTGAAGGACCGGAAGTTCGTCAACATCGACAAGGACAATTTCGACGACGTGCTCAAGGGCATGAAGCCGCGCGTGCAGATGCAGGTGGACAACAAGCTGGCCGCGGATGATTCCAAGCTCGGTGTCGAGCTGCACTTCCGCAGTCTGGAAGACTTCTCGCCGGAGCGCGTGGTCAATCAGGTCGAGCCGTTGCGCAAGCTGCTGGAAGCACGCCAGAAACTTGCAGACCTGCGCAACAAGGCGGCGGGAAACGACAAGTTCGAGGATCTGCTCAATGAAGTGCTGCAGAACACCGACAAGATCGCCCAGCTGACCCGGGAAGTGGGTAGCAAGTCCGGGGACTGA
- the tssA gene encoding type VI secretion system protein TssA, translating to MAIDVNELLAPIPGGDPAGSDASFSDQFDRIREARRADDANLAQGDWQTELKVADWRVAQSLAEDVLLRSSKDLQAAVWLAEALIARHGLEGACDSFELLAGLLDKYWDGLYPRADDGDLEERAGKLAWFATWGSKALQSMMLNDDPQAALTLAGWIDAREVDNLGRQNSEAYQAALDEGRINGETFDSRMLALSADAVRERSALAQAAREAFARLSAISDARLGREAPNLASIDDALKKIQTIYGRVASAKGMGGVVAADDVEVAGSAGGATASVVAPASGAVALELGGGSLASKEAALRALNDIAVFFRRTEPHSPVAYLLDRAVAWANMPLEQWLAEVVRDDGMLSSIRERVGLPPN from the coding sequence ATGGCCATCGATGTCAACGAATTACTTGCGCCCATCCCGGGTGGCGATCCAGCGGGCAGCGATGCCAGTTTCTCCGACCAGTTCGACCGCATCCGCGAGGCACGCCGCGCGGATGACGCCAACCTGGCCCAGGGTGACTGGCAGACGGAGCTCAAGGTGGCCGATTGGCGCGTGGCGCAGAGTCTGGCTGAGGACGTGCTGCTGCGAAGCAGCAAGGACCTGCAGGCTGCGGTGTGGCTGGCCGAGGCACTGATCGCGCGGCATGGATTGGAAGGCGCGTGCGACAGCTTCGAGCTGCTGGCCGGCCTGCTGGACAAATACTGGGACGGGTTGTACCCGCGCGCCGATGACGGCGACCTGGAAGAGCGCGCCGGCAAGCTGGCGTGGTTCGCCACCTGGGGCAGCAAGGCGCTGCAGTCGATGATGCTCAACGACGATCCCCAGGCCGCGCTGACGCTGGCCGGCTGGATCGATGCGCGCGAGGTGGACAACCTGGGACGGCAGAACAGCGAGGCCTATCAGGCGGCACTGGATGAGGGGCGCATCAATGGCGAGACATTCGACAGCCGGATGTTGGCGCTGTCGGCGGATGCCGTTCGCGAGCGCAGCGCACTGGCCCAGGCGGCGCGCGAGGCGTTTGCTCGTCTCAGCGCGATCAGCGATGCCAGGCTGGGGCGCGAAGCCCCCAACCTTGCGTCAATCGATGATGCACTGAAGAAAATCCAGACGATTTATGGCCGGGTTGCCAGTGCCAAGGGCATGGGAGGCGTGGTGGCTGCCGACGACGTGGAAGTGGCGGGTAGTGCGGGTGGCGCAACGGCGTCGGTTGTCGCCCCGGCGTCGGGCGCGGTGGCGCTGGAGCTGGGCGGCGGCAGCCTTGCATCGAAGGAAGCGGCGCTGCGTGCGCTGAACGACATTGCCGTCTTTTTCCGCAGGACCGAGCCCCACAGCCCGGTAGCCTACCTGCTGGATCGCGCGGTGGCCTGGGCCAACATGCCGCTTGAGCAGTGGCTGGCAGAGGTCGTGCGCGATGACGGGATGCTGTCGTCGATTCGCGAGCGCGTGGGGCTGCCCCCCAACTAG
- a CDS encoding type VI secretion protein IcmF/TssM N-terminal domain-containing protein: MNPLSLVENMFSAIGSLFSRIGALYSRGADAARTPWLRWIVVTLLLLVVVAGLVFLALAIVPQLPMRFWQVLGLCVVAAVVLWWFMAGQRKASLKGRTRKRIGDLGPGNAEDEREAVARMTAAITEAKRTIARAPEIAQGRTPLYRIPWVLFVGDEVAGVDGLLRAGSEVSPFPASDKPAMAADEVWRWWFHKAMIAIEMHPRVVCDTGARLDRGLWYQSLMKLAEEREKLPLNGIVVVVAAQTLLGPAEMLKDTATRLRRLVDEAMEHLQVQMPVYFVVSGLERLPGYEQLRATLPAEAFAQALGHRFAENEVVSAAASGRIEDVMQPIEDRLHALRMTMLRSQHTPQARRALFEFIESLRQAGPGLAQFVGLMLEDNPFQRTPRWRGLYFAGGADAAHRGGAFVADLFSRFLPSDQPLAGSSFRGNAGRMAIAGAGVLAMLGLSASFAYGLKAAHRDDAALLAQTRSACAEVANRTSTGRIEWVASCGRIIEELEAAQGDTLLSFGIRRADTDIAQLKQRVIDDFANLILAPEDQMLATDIDQGRAGIEHVLAITQRLRLLQECDSRNDTCRTREQANNTSFDARSRLFAPFVSADNDTQRDRNNADALFATYLGYLRWQKKNVRDAERERLEGLLSKLLQHYMPRAADLKQWADARGIGIDPGSFWLPQGAVVGTDAGQMAGISNAYTRDAWDGVVQPMLATLREQAPDRRARIDDLRDAYFRDYFAQWARFQTRFGEGIGLWRGRYGELLARSGGVDNPYARFFSSAQRNLYELPIDWPFASRWAATWAQMKMKWLSSWRPFGRFIADSFRFGGERIVPPVWLLAMHDTQVTVLSREDADFARAYLRLQADGSGEDVYQLASDLFSSKGKADKPPASDYSALMEAVDKPAEKYATAFKGDDLAAWSVVQGPIRLLLQLTVHRAGEYVQDRWRESVVKPLAALPPEQQVDALYGAQGKLGAFVNDWLKPFISEKERLPIKVDGVAMPLSAAYQGMVAAERKFLPVLGNVAPFLAGSFTLTQPSTLGALDEGAAGTALEVECRERVYRASSAGASLAEATAQVFWSPSSCLQARIRISMALPAPKAVDAVQEFDPATSAMQPAEPAAEDLVLVRTYAGAEGFAELISDFASGAHAYTTEDFRASYSPSQWTQLRPRLDAAGFRGARVYLKVDLSDEMKRYLGASTARAEVPNVILE, encoded by the coding sequence ATGAATCCGCTGAGCCTCGTGGAAAACATGTTCTCCGCCATTGGCAGCCTGTTCTCGCGGATTGGCGCCCTGTATTCGAGGGGTGCGGATGCCGCCAGGACGCCGTGGCTGCGATGGATTGTCGTGACCTTGTTGCTGCTGGTGGTGGTGGCCGGGCTGGTGTTCCTGGCGCTGGCCATCGTGCCGCAGCTGCCCATGCGGTTCTGGCAGGTGCTGGGCCTGTGCGTGGTAGCGGCGGTGGTGCTGTGGTGGTTCATGGCCGGTCAGCGCAAGGCGTCGCTGAAGGGGCGGACCCGCAAGCGCATCGGCGACCTCGGCCCGGGCAACGCCGAGGACGAACGCGAAGCGGTGGCGCGGATGACCGCTGCGATCACCGAAGCCAAGCGCACCATCGCGCGGGCGCCGGAGATCGCGCAGGGGCGCACGCCGCTGTATCGGATCCCGTGGGTGCTGTTCGTGGGCGACGAGGTGGCCGGCGTCGATGGGCTGCTGCGTGCAGGCAGTGAAGTCTCGCCTTTCCCCGCGTCCGACAAGCCGGCGATGGCGGCCGACGAGGTTTGGCGCTGGTGGTTCCACAAGGCGATGATCGCCATCGAGATGCATCCGCGCGTGGTGTGCGACACCGGTGCGCGGCTGGATCGCGGACTCTGGTATCAGTCGCTGATGAAGTTGGCCGAAGAGCGCGAGAAATTGCCGCTCAACGGGATTGTCGTCGTCGTCGCTGCGCAGACCCTGCTGGGGCCGGCGGAAATGCTGAAGGACACCGCGACCCGCCTGCGCCGGCTGGTGGACGAGGCCATGGAACACCTGCAGGTGCAAATGCCGGTGTATTTCGTGGTCAGCGGGCTGGAGCGGCTGCCAGGTTACGAGCAGCTTCGCGCCACGCTGCCTGCGGAAGCCTTTGCGCAGGCGCTTGGGCACCGTTTCGCCGAAAACGAAGTGGTCAGCGCGGCGGCCAGCGGGCGGATCGAGGACGTGATGCAGCCGATCGAAGACCGCCTGCACGCACTGCGGATGACCATGTTGCGTTCGCAGCACACGCCGCAGGCGCGCCGCGCCCTGTTTGAATTCATCGAGTCGCTGCGCCAGGCCGGGCCGGGGCTGGCGCAATTCGTGGGCCTGATGCTGGAGGACAACCCGTTTCAGCGCACACCACGCTGGCGTGGCCTGTATTTCGCCGGTGGCGCCGACGCGGCCCATCGCGGTGGCGCATTCGTGGCGGATCTGTTCAGCCGCTTTCTGCCCAGCGACCAGCCCCTGGCTGGCTCCAGTTTCCGTGGCAATGCCGGGCGCATGGCCATCGCCGGCGCGGGCGTGCTGGCGATGTTGGGCCTGTCGGCATCGTTCGCCTACGGGCTCAAGGCGGCGCACCGCGACGATGCCGCGCTGCTGGCGCAAACCCGCAGCGCCTGCGCCGAGGTGGCCAACCGGACATCGACAGGGCGCATCGAATGGGTCGCCAGTTGTGGTCGCATCATCGAAGAACTCGAAGCGGCACAGGGCGACACCCTGCTGAGCTTCGGCATCCGGCGTGCGGACACCGACATTGCGCAGCTGAAGCAGCGGGTGATCGACGATTTCGCCAACCTGATCCTGGCCCCGGAAGACCAGATGCTGGCCACCGACATCGACCAGGGGCGCGCCGGCATCGAGCACGTGCTGGCCATCACCCAGCGCCTGCGCCTGTTGCAGGAATGCGACAGCCGCAACGACACCTGCCGAACCCGCGAGCAGGCCAACAACACCAGCTTCGATGCCAGGTCGCGCCTGTTCGCCCCGTTCGTCAGCGCCGACAACGACACCCAACGCGATCGCAACAACGCTGATGCGCTGTTCGCCACCTATCTCGGCTATCTGCGGTGGCAAAAAAAAAACGTGCGTGATGCCGAACGCGAACGCCTCGAAGGCCTGTTGAGCAAACTGCTGCAGCACTACATGCCGCGTGCGGCCGACTTGAAGCAGTGGGCCGACGCGCGCGGCATCGGCATCGACCCGGGGAGCTTCTGGCTGCCGCAGGGGGCAGTGGTCGGCACCGATGCCGGGCAGATGGCCGGCATCTCCAACGCCTACACCCGTGACGCGTGGGACGGCGTGGTGCAGCCGATGCTGGCGACGTTGCGTGAACAGGCGCCGGATCGGCGCGCCCGCATCGATGATCTGCGCGACGCATATTTCCGCGATTACTTTGCGCAGTGGGCGCGATTCCAAACGCGCTTCGGCGAGGGCATCGGCCTGTGGCGTGGCCGCTACGGCGAGCTGCTGGCGCGTTCCGGTGGAGTGGACAACCCCTACGCCCGTTTTTTTTCGTCGGCCCAGCGCAACCTGTATGAACTGCCGATCGACTGGCCGTTCGCGTCGCGCTGGGCGGCTACGTGGGCGCAGATGAAGATGAAGTGGTTGTCGTCGTGGCGCCCGTTCGGGCGCTTCATCGCCGACTCGTTCCGCTTCGGGGGTGAAAGGATCGTCCCGCCGGTCTGGTTGCTGGCGATGCACGATACCCAGGTCACCGTCCTGTCGCGGGAGGACGCCGATTTCGCGCGGGCGTATCTGCGGCTGCAGGCGGACGGATCCGGCGAGGACGTCTATCAGCTGGCCTCCGACCTGTTTTCCAGCAAGGGTAAAGCCGACAAGCCGCCGGCCAGCGACTACTCGGCACTGATGGAAGCGGTGGACAAGCCCGCCGAAAAATACGCCACCGCGTTCAAGGGCGATGACCTGGCTGCGTGGTCGGTGGTGCAGGGGCCGATCCGGCTGTTGTTGCAGCTGACCGTGCATCGTGCCGGTGAATACGTGCAGGACCGGTGGCGCGAAAGCGTGGTCAAGCCGCTGGCGGCGTTGCCGCCGGAGCAGCAGGTGGATGCGCTGTATGGGGCGCAAGGCAAGCTTGGGGCGTTCGTCAATGATTGGCTGAAGCCCTTCATCTCCGAGAAGGAACGCCTGCCGATCAAGGTCGATGGGGTGGCAATGCCGCTTTCCGCCGCCTATCAAGGCATGGTGGCCGCCGAACGCAAGTTCCTGCCGGTGTTGGGTAACGTGGCGCCGTTCCTGGCCGGCAGCTTCACCCTGACCCAGCCCAGTACGCTGGGCGCGCTGGACGAAGGAGCGGCCGGAACGGCGCTGGAGGTCGAATGCCGCGAACGGGTGTATCGCGCCAGTTCGGCCGGCGCGTCCTTGGCGGAAGCGACCGCGCAGGTGTTCTGGTCGCCATCCAGCTGCCTGCAGGCGCGCATCCGCATCAGCATGGCCTTGCCAGCACCCAAGGCAGTCGATGCGGTGCAGGAGTTCGATCCTGCCACCAGCGCGATGCAGCCCGCCGAACCCGCCGCCGAGGACCTTGTCCTGGTGCGGACCTATGCGGGCGCAGAGGGCTTTGCCGAACTGATCAGCGATTTCGCCAGCGGTGCGCATGCGTACACCACGGAAGATTTCCGCGCCAGCTACAGCCCGTCGCAGTGGACCCAGCTGCGCCCGCGGCTGGATGCCGCCGGGTTCCGCGGGGCGCGGGTGTACTTGAAGGTTGATCTGTCCGACGAAATGAAGCGCTATCTGGGTGCCAGCACGGCGCGAGCCGAAGTGCCCAACGTGATTCTCGAATAA